The stretch of DNA ACATGCAGCTTTCCCTCAACATACGCTCCATCATATCCCAGAGGCTCATCCCCACCGTGGAGGGCAAGCGCGCGGCGGCGATCGAGATCCTTCTCGACAGCCCGAGGGTCAAGGACCTCATTCTCAAAGGCGAGATCACCCTCCTGAAAGAGACCATGGCGGAGTCCTACTTCGAGGGAATGCAGACCTTCGACCAGCACATCTTCGACATGTACCAGGCAGGCCTTCTGGACCTCGACAACGCCATCGCCTATGCCGACAGCCCCAACGACGTGCGGCTCAAGATAAAAATGGCCGAGATGAAGCCCGACGAAGGTGAGGAGAAGAAGGACTCGGGACTCAAGCTGAAGCTGTAAAGACGGTTGGAACCGTTAGAGCCGTTAGAAGCGTTTGAAGGATTCGGGACGTTTTTCGATGCAGTGCATTTTTGACCGGGTAAAGGGCAGACCATGGCGCGTAAGGCTTTTCCATGCTTCACCCGCTTCCTGATAACAGTCGTTGTCCTTATTTTTCTTTTGATTCTTTCAACATATCCCGCTGAGGCAAAGCGGGCGGTGCGTGTCGCGGCGGAGCCCAACCTTCCCATGGCATTCGTGAATGAGAAAGGCGAGGGGGAAGGGCTCTTCATGGACATCATCCGCTACGTGGCGCACTACGAGGGATGGGCCGTGTCCTATGTCTCCTGCGATTGGGATCGGTGTCTGGAGATGCTGAGGAACGGGGAGGTAGACATCCTCACGGCCGTGGCCCTTTCGGAAGACAGAGTCGGGTACGCGGATTTTACGGGCAACAGCGTTGTGTCGAACTGGGGCCAGGTCTACGCGATGCGGGGAGAGACGCTCGACTCCTTCATGCAGCTCGAGGGAAAGAGCATTGCGGTGGTAAAGGCCGATACCCACAACATAGCGCTGCGCGATATGCTTTTCCGGTTCGGGGTGACGGCTGAATTCGTTGAGGTGGGCAACTACGAACAGGTCTTCCGGGAGTTGAAGGCCGGCAGGGCCGA from Syntrophorhabdus sp. encodes:
- a CDS encoding type IV pili twitching motility protein PilT, producing the protein MQLSLNIRSIISQRLIPTVEGKRAAAIEILLDSPRVKDLILKGEITLLKETMAESYFEGMQTFDQHIFDMYQAGLLDLDNAIAYADSPNDVRLKIKMAEMKPDEGEEKKDSGLKLKL